The window CGCGCGAGTTCGCGCACCGCCTCGGCCTCACCGGGCGTCGCCGCCCGGATAGCTACGCCGGTCATGAATCGGCGGTCCGCCGGACGACACTAAGCGGTTGCGTTCGTGCCCTGTCCGTTGTTCAAGAGGATATTATCTCGATAGGCCCGACACAAGTATACAAATCAGGATATAATACGCCAGATAGTGTCGCACAACAGAAATTCGACACGAGGCCGGCGAGCACAGGGTCGAACCTACCGCGAGTGCACGTCGTCCAGTTGCCCGGTGGTCGGCGCGTTCACGATGGTGACGGTCGCCCCCGACCGCTGGACGCGGAAGGCGTCGGCGTACGGGTCGGACTCCGGGACGACGAACACGCCGTCGCCGCGTGCCTCGGCGTCGTGCGAGCGGAGCAGGTCACGGTAGGCCGCCACGAACTCGCGGGCCTCGTCGGCCGAGTCCCACTCGCTCCGCCAGACGTAGCCGTACTGGCCGTCGTTCTCGTACGGCACGACACGGTCACCGTCCCAGCCCGTCGAGTACGGGTGGGTGTAGTCGTACTGCGGATGGTCGCCGAGCTGGTCGTTGGCCCAGAACATCGCGTAGATGGACGCTTCGCCGACCGTGTCGTACTCGGGGTCGACGTCGAAGCGCTCCCAGTCGGCCGAGGACCGGTCGTTCAGCGTGATGCGGACGGGCTTGTCGTCCGGATAGCGCCCGGGATGGATGACCTGCTCCGTCGAGGACGGGTACTGGTCGTAGGCGTCGTCGACGGCGTCCCAGCCACCACGCTGCTTCAGCTCCTCGACGAAGCCGGGGCCGGCCGCGTACGGCGCGAAGATGGTCGTGAACAGCCCCCGGTTGAACGGGCCGCTACCGCCACCGCCGCCACTCTCGGGGCGCGAGAGACAGGACCACTGGCCCCCACAGCGGCGTTCGTAGGTGTTCTCGACGACGTTGGCGTCACCCTCGACGAGACCGTCCTCGGCGAGCTGGGCGTCCTGGGTCTCGGGGTTCGTGCCGAGCCCGAAGTGCTGGTCCTGGAGCGCGTGGACGAGTTCGTGCGAGAGCGTCGTCCGGTCGACCGTCGGGGTCTCGCTGTTGCTCACGAGCACGATCTCGTCCTTCGAGGGGGAGTAGTAGCCCTGCACGGAGGAGCCGAACACCGAATCCAGCGTCTGTGCGACGCTTTCGTCCTCGTCGACGATGAAGATGGCCTCCCAGACCTGGTCGTTCCAGCGGTTGAACTCGCTGTCGGGGTCGCTCGCGCGCTCGCCGCGCTGCTGGCGGTACTCGTCCCGGCTGATGACCGCCACCGGCACCCGTGACTCGAACTCCAGTCCCCGTATCTTCTCGACGCGGGCCATCGTCCGGGCGACGACGCGCCGCCGCTCGGTCTCGTTGAGGCCGTCGTCGAACGTCACGTCCACGGGGTCGTCGTGCCAGTAGCCGTCCTCCCAGCCGAGCCGGTCGGTCGCGGGGTCATCCCGATCGCCGCCCTCCAGTGGCCCGCCGACGCTACAGCCCGCGAGGACGAGCATCGCGACCAGCCCGACCGCGAGGAGGCGGTGGTGCGCCGTCGTCACGCTCCCCCCATCGCCGCCGCGGTCTCGCCGGAGTCGGAACTGCCGCCCGAACCACTCCCCGAGTCGTCGACGCTCACGCCGCTCGTAACGAGGTCGGGCCGCACTTCCTCGAGGTCGTCGACCGTCGGCGCGTTCGTGATGACGACGGTGTCGCCGTCGACCCGCACCCGGAACGCGTCCTCGAAGGGGAGCCGGTCGACCTCGTAGACGTACTCCACGCGGTCACCGGAGACCCGCTCGCCCTTCCAGTGTTCGAGCAGGAGCCGGTAGCCCCGCGCGAACTGCCGGGCGTCCTCGGGAGAGTCCCAGACGGACTTCCAGACGTACGCCGTCGCGTTCGTGCTGCCGTTCGTCTCCGCGGCGGCCGTGGCGTTCCGGTAGATGTGCATCCGGTCGCCGTCCCAGCCGCTGGTCCAGCGGAGGTCGTAGTTGAACGGGTCCTGTCGGTCGACCTGCCCGCCGTCGCGGTTGATGAACTCGCGGGCGCCATCGACGGCCGAGCGGTTGTACGGGTCCGTGATGGTGTACGCGAACATCGCACTCATCGCGGACTGGCCCAGGCTCGCGTACGCCGGGCGGGTCTGTCCCTCGCGGGGCGGTGCCGGGCGGACCCGCTCCCAGACGCCCTCGTTGCGGTCGGTCAGCGAGACGTTCGTCGGCTGGTCCTCGCCGTACTTCTCGGGGGAGATGACCTGCTCGGAGGAGGCGGGCGGGTCCTCGTACATCGCGTCGACGCGGTCCCAGCCACCGGCGTCGCGGTGGTGTCGGACGAACGGCGGGCCGTCGCTGTACGGGAAGAAGTTGAGGAAGTAGACGCCGAAGTGGATGTCGCTCCCGCCACCGGACCCGCCTTCGCTGGGCAGCGACAGGCAGTTCCACCCGCTGTCACACTGCTGTCGGTAGAGCTGCTCGGTGTAGTGTGAATCCCCCTCGAACAGCCCGTTGTAGGCGTTGTACGTCTCGCGCGTGGGACGCGTGTAGTTCGAGAGGTTGTACACCTGGTCCTGCAGCGCGTGGGTGAGCTCGTGGCCCAGCGTCAGCTCGTCGCGCAGCGTCGGCGGCGTCGAGTCCGAGACGACCACGATGGAGTCGTTCTTCGGCGAGTAGAATCCCAGCACGTTCGACCCGCGGTTCTGGTTCTGGACGTTCAGCGAGTTCTGGCCCTCGCCGATGAGGAACAGCGACTCGAACTTCGCGTTGTCGAAGGTACGGAACTCGGCGGTGTGGTTGGCGTCCCCGCCCGCGTACTGGGACTGGTAGGTCGAGCGGTTGATGACCCGGATGGGGACGCGCTCGCGGAACTCCAGCTCGCGGAGGTGCTCGACGCGGGCCATCGAGCGCGCGACGAGCGCCCGGCGCTCGGTCTCGTTCAGTCCATCACTGGCGTTGTACGCGAGCGACTCGTTGTACCAGTAGCCGCCCTCCCAGCCGAGGCGGTCCTGGTCGGGGTCGGCGAAGTCGAAGCCGTCGGGGGTGGGTGTCGGAGTCGACTCGTCCGTCGGCTCCTCCCCGTCACCAGGTCCGGGGTCGGTCGCGGTCGGCGCGGGCGCGGTGTCGTCGCCGAACGGGTCGCCGCCGGTGAACCCGGTCGAACAGCCGGCGAGGACGACGAGTGCAACGACCAGCAGGGCGGGCAGCGTTCGCATCGGTCGCACGGACGGGCGGCGCACGCAAAAGCCCCGCGGGGTCGTCACGCACGGCCACGACCGACCGCGACCACCCGCGACTGACCGTGACGACCCGCAACCGACCGTGACCGCCGTTCGCTCGGGGACCGACCTGCACCCGAGCACCGCCAGTGGCTCGCGTCGACAGCCCCGACGACTTATATTTCAGGACCCGTAGGTCGTTGTATGGACCGACAGCAGATATTCGCGCTCCTCATGGTCATCGCCATGGTCGGGTCGTCCGTCGTGTACGGCCTGGCGTTCTTCCTCTAGCTCCCGGGCACTCCGACCGCCGCAGAATCACACGCCCCGAGCGCCGCCGGCGTGCAGTCCGCCTCGGGCGGCCAGGTCGTCGCCGCTACTCGCCCCACACGTCCGAGAGGGGGTGGTCGCTGGGGTCTTGCGACCCGGAGCCACCGGAGCGACCCGACCGCCCCCCGGAGCCACCGCTCCCGGTCCTGCGGCGCGACCCGCCGCGGGAGCCACCAGAACCGCCGGCGCCCCCGACAGCCGCCCCCGGGTCGAACGCGGGCAGGTCGGGCGTCGACATCAGGTCCACCTGCTCGGCGAACCAGCCGGGCATGTCGTGGCGGGCGCGCTCGAACAGGTCGAGCAGCGAGGTGTCGGCGAGGTAGGTCGCTCCGTAGTCGTCCGGTGCGCGCACGACGCGCCCGCACGCCTGGATGACGGTCCGGAGCGCGGTGCGGTAGTACCAGCCCCACTGGCCGTCCTCCAGGCGGCGGGCGACCCGGGAGTCCCGCGTGTTCGGGTACGGCGCCTTGCAGAGGACCTGCCAGCGGCAGAGGTCGCCGTTCAGGTCGAGCGCCTCCTCCATCTTCACCGAGACGAACACGTCCGCGCCCGAGGAACGGGTCCAGCCCGAGAGCGCAGCATCCCGGTTGTCGGAGTCGTGGCCGCGGACACGGGCGCCGACGCCGAAGTTCTCGAGGTGCTCGCGCAGGCGTTCGGCGATAGCGTACGAGTGCGCGTGGACGAGGCCTTTCTCCTCGGGGTGCTGTTGCATCAGTCGGACGACGAGTCGGGCGATCTTCGGGATTGTCTCGTCGCGGTGCTCGTAGGTCATCTTCCCCTGCGTGGTATCGTACAGCGACCGGTTCTCGACGGGGAAGGTGTGCGGTACGTCGACCAGCGCGACGTTCGCCGGGTCGAGCCCGGAACCACGGCAGAAGGCGTCCTTGTCGAGGATGGTCGCCGAGAGGAGCGCGAACTTCGTCCCACGGTCCCAGACGGTGTGGTGGAGGTAGCGCGCCGGGTCCATCGGCTTGATGGTGACGGCGGTCCCCGCGCCGTCGGGCTGGTCGACGACCCACGTCGTCGTCGACTCGGTGTCGCGGAGGTCCTCGACGAACCAGCCCAGTTCGCGGATGAGGTCGGTCAGCCGGTCGCGCTCGGCGACCTGCTCGCGGTCCAGTTCGGCCTTCGAGCGGAGCTCCGTGAGCCGCCGGTCACAGGCCGCTTCGAGGCGCTCGGCGTAGTCGGCCGCGTCGCGGAGGCCGTCGATCTTCGGCGGCGGCGTCCCCTCCCAGACGGCGGCGGGTACCCAGCCTGGTGACAGCTCGATGGTGGCGTACATCTCGGCCCACTCCGCGAGGCCGTGGGCCTCGTCGATCACCACCACGTCGCGCTGGCCGAACACGTCGCTCCCGGCAGTCTGCATGAAGTACGCCAGCGTCATCGCGGCGATAGAGCGGTTCGAGGCGATAGCCCGGTCGGAGAAGTAGGGACACCGGTGTTCGACGGGGCAGTTGTAGCCACGCTCGCGGGCACACGGCGCCTCGTCGACGGGGGTGTCCGATTCCCCGGGAAGGATGCACTTGTAGTTCGACTTCCCACGGATGATGCTCAGGTCCTCAAGCAGGGCGTCCCCGGCCACGTCGTCCAGTTGCGAGACCTGCGGCGTCGTGTAGTACGCGCCGACTGGCTGGTGAGGTTCGGCCTCCCCGGGCCGCCTGGCACACCCCGCGATGGCTCGCGCGAGGAGCGACTTGCCGCTCCCCGTCGGCGCGCGCACCAGAACCACGTCGTTCCCGTCCTCGAAGGCCGCTCGAATCCGCTGGAGGGCGGTCTCCTGTGCCCCTCGATACGAGGGAGCCGGGAACTCGGACTCGATACGGGCGGGGTCCACGTGCCCACGTCCGCGGCGGCGGCCATAACCGCACCGGACTCGGCGACCCCGTCCAGCCCGGCATCTCCGGCGCGCGCGAGCCGCGCCGACCGGCCTGAACGTCTGGTCAGTGTACTGATACCAGAGCGGCCACCCGTCTACTAACGGTTACCGAGCAGCACCCGAAATGCAACCGTTACCGCCGAGCGCACTTATTAGCGAAAAGTAACTTAATTTCCCATCTATGCACGGTTATTTACCATACTTTATATACTACTGCCAGGTGCCGGAACATATAACCCCCTGTATAACTTGCGTCCATTCATGGTGGGACAACACGCAGCCAGCCAGACAAACGAGGAGAGGTCATCGACGACCCAGCCGTTCACGAAGAAGGTACTCCCGTCGCTCGGACTGATAGCGTTCCTGACAGTTGGGATCATCTTCAACCCGTTCTTCGGCGTCGGGGCGGGGGCGGTGCCGGGCGTCGACGGAGGAGCAGATTCCGGAAGTAGTGCCGGTCCCGGAAGTGGCGCGAGCACACCCGCCGATAGCGCGGCGGCAGCCGATGCCGGCAACGGCGGCGACACCTCACAGGGCGCCCAGTCGAGCGTCGGGACGCCCGAGCCACAGGGCATCTTCGCATCGAACGACCGGTCGGACACCGATGCCGCTGACGTGACCGATGGACCAGCGACCACCGCCAGCGGGAGCACGGCGGCTGACGCCGGCGGCAGCACCGCGGCCGAGGACGGCGACTGGATGGACTTCCTGAACGACCAGACCAGCCCGCTCGTCCAGACGCTCCGTGGCCCGCTCGGACAGCTCCAGCCGGACAGCCAGCTGGCCGAGACGATGCGCGGTCCGATGTACGAACTGGACGACCCGGACAGCAACGTAGCCCGGACGCTCGCCCGCCCCGACAGCGAGGACGTGGTGGGTGGCCCGGTTGGCGACGTGACCGCCGACCTCGACGAGACCGCCGGCGCGGGCGCCCCGAGCGAGGGTGCGACCGACGCCGTCGACGATGCGACCGGCGGTGCGTCGGAGGGAGTCACCGACGCCGTCGAGGGGACGACCGACGACGCCACGGATACCGTCGACGAGGCCACCGAGGGCGCTGGTGACACCGTGGAGGAGGCTGCCAGCGGTGACGTCGACGGCACCAGCGACGCGGTCGGTGACACCGTGGACGAGACCACCGATAGCACCACCGATGCCGTCGATGACACCACGGACAGCACCACCGATGCCGTGGACAGCGCCACCGGCGGTACCACGGACGATGTGACCGACACCGTGGACGACACCACGGACAGCACCACCGATGCCGTCGATGACACCACCGATGCCGTCGACGACACGCTGAGCGGTAGCGACTCCGGCAGCGACGACAGCGACGACGACGACAGCAACGACGACGACAGCAACGATTCCAGCAGCGACGACGGCCTGCTGTAGAGCCGGTCCCTCACGGCAGTCTCGCCCGCCGTATCCTCCCGCGCCGACCCCGTCCGGTACCGCCCGGTCCGGGCTACGTTCCGTTTTCGCCGTCTTCGGACGATGCCCGGTCCTCGTGGGGCGAGAGCGCCGCCACGTCCTCGGTGGTGACGTCGTGGTCGTCGGGGAGCCGCTCGATGCAGTCGTAACAGAGCAGATACTCCGAGCCGTCGGCCAGTTCCAGCGTCAACCCCTCCGTCCGGTCGCCGCCGAACGACCAGAGGTTGGCGATACCGCCGGCGATCTGGACGGAGCGGCCACAGCCATCGCACGGCTCTCGTGTCATGCCCCGCCGTTCGGGCGGCGCCCGCAAACCGCTGTCGGGAGCTGGTATCCCGGTCACTCAAAGACGCCTTTGATATTACGTAACAATAGGTGTAGATGCCCCCGTAGGGGAGTCCATGATTCCACGAACCGTCGCGGTCGTGGTGCTGGTCCTCGCCGCGTCCGTGACTGGCGCCGTCGTGCTGGACGACGCCAGGGACCGGACCCCGGCGCCGGAGGAGCGACCGGACGACCAGCCTGCGACCGACAACCGGAGCACCGTCCGCGAGGCGATGCAGTTGACCACGGCCGACTCCGACGCGGCGTTCCGGTCGTACCTCGAACGGGCCCAGCGCGAGGCCGGCGGTGGGCATCGCGGCGTCGAGTTCGACCGCGGTCGCCCCGCCCGGGTGACATCGGCCCCGAGGGCAACAGCCGTCGCGGCCGACAGTTCCGTGTCGCTGACCGGACAGGCCGCCGCAGCCGGCGGTGACGGCGGCGGTGGCGACGCCGGTGGAGGTGCGCCCTCACGCCGCGTCGGTGGGACGAACGTGCAGGTCGTCGGCATCGACGAGCCGGACGTGGTGAAGACGGTCGGCGACCGGTTCTACGTCCAGCGGGCAGGTGCATCGTTCGACGCGGCCGGGACGAGCGTCGTGGCTGCGACACCGCCGGCCGAGGCGCGTGTGACCGCCGCACTGGACCGGAGCGGCCGGATGCTCGTCGGCGAGAACCGGGTCGTCGTACTGCCGGACCGACGGGCCGTCCGTCGCCCGGTCGAGCCGGAGCCGCGGCGAGGCGGTCCGGCCGGCGCGGTCACCGGCGCCGTCGACTCGATGGTCGCCGACGAGGACGACCGCGCGGCCCGCGAGCGGGTGCTGACGGGGTACGACGTGAGCGACTCCGACGCGCCGACGGAGGCGTGGGAACAGCGCGTTCGGGGTCGCGTGGCCTCGGCGCGGCTGGCCGACGGCCGCGTCCTGCTGGTCGTCGCGAACGACCTCCCTCGCCCCGGTGAGCCCTGCCGCGTGCTGCCGCTGGCCGACGAGACGGTGGCCTGTACCGACATCCGCCACCCGGACCGACCGGTCCCGGCGGACGTGACCTACTCCGTGCTGGCCGTGAACGCCGAGAACGGCGACATCGAGCAGCGGACGACGTTCGTCGGGAGCCGCGAGTCGACGGTCTACGTCTCGTCGGACGCCGTCTACGCCACCTACACGGCGAGCGAACGGCGCTCCGCGCTCCGGACGGAGTTCCTGCTGGAGAGCGACGTCGTCCCCGAGCGCGTGAAGGAGCGACTCCGGACCGTCCAGGGCTACGACCTCTCCCCCCGCGCCGGGGAGGAGGAGGTCGAGGCGACCGTACAGAGCTGGCTCGGCACGCTCGCACCCGCAGAGCGCGAGGACGCTCGGCGGGAGCTCCGCGAGGACTGGGAGGAGTATCTCCGTGAGCACCGCCGGAACGCCACGACGACACACGTCGCGCGCTTCCCCGTCGACGACCTGGAGGACGTGACGACCGGGAGCGTCCCGGGTATCGTCCTCAACCAGTTCTCCTTCGACGTCCACGACGGCCACCTCCGCGTGGCCACGACCGTCGGCGAGCGGCTGCCGGGCGTCGAGAGCGCCAACGACGTCTACACGCTCGACGCGACGACGCTGGAGCAGGTCGGGAGCGTCACCGGGATGAGCGAGGGCCAGCGCGTCTACGGCGTCCGGTTCGACGGCGACCGCGGTTACGTCGTCACCTTCCGGCAGGTGGACCCGCTGCACGTGCTCGACCTCTCTGACCCCGCGAACCCGACCGAGGAGGGCGAGGTGAAGCTCCCGGGCTACTCCTCGTACCTCCACCCGCTCGGTGACGGCCGCGTGATGGGCATCGGCGAGGAGGACGGCCGCGTCAAGGCCGTCATCTTCGACGTGAGCGACGCCAGCGACCCGCGGGTCGAGGAGTCGCGAATCCTCGACGCCTACTGGTCCGGCGTCTCGCAGACCC of the Haloglomus salinum genome contains:
- a CDS encoding Hvo_1808 family surface protein, with protein sequence MLVLAGCSVGGPLEGGDRDDPATDRLGWEDGYWHDDPVDVTFDDGLNETERRRVVARTMARVEKIRGLEFESRVPVAVISRDEYRQQRGERASDPDSEFNRWNDQVWEAIFIVDEDESVAQTLDSVFGSSVQGYYSPSKDEIVLVSNSETPTVDRTTLSHELVHALQDQHFGLGTNPETQDAQLAEDGLVEGDANVVENTYERRCGGQWSCLSRPESGGGGGSGPFNRGLFTTIFAPYAAGPGFVEELKQRGGWDAVDDAYDQYPSSTEQVIHPGRYPDDKPVRITLNDRSSADWERFDVDPEYDTVGEASIYAMFWANDQLGDHPQYDYTHPYSTGWDGDRVVPYENDGQYGYVWRSEWDSADEAREFVAAYRDLLRSHDAEARGDGVFVVPESDPYADAFRVQRSGATVTIVNAPTTGQLDDVHSR
- a CDS encoding Hvo_1808 family surface protein — translated: MRTLPALLVVALVVLAGCSTGFTGGDPFGDDTAPAPTATDPGPGDGEEPTDESTPTPTPDGFDFADPDQDRLGWEGGYWYNESLAYNASDGLNETERRALVARSMARVEHLRELEFRERVPIRVINRSTYQSQYAGGDANHTAEFRTFDNAKFESLFLIGEGQNSLNVQNQNRGSNVLGFYSPKNDSIVVVSDSTPPTLRDELTLGHELTHALQDQVYNLSNYTRPTRETYNAYNGLFEGDSHYTEQLYRQQCDSGWNCLSLPSEGGSGGGSDIHFGVYFLNFFPYSDGPPFVRHHRDAGGWDRVDAMYEDPPASSEQVISPEKYGEDQPTNVSLTDRNEGVWERVRPAPPREGQTRPAYASLGQSAMSAMFAYTITDPYNRSAVDGAREFINRDGGQVDRQDPFNYDLRWTSGWDGDRMHIYRNATAAAETNGSTNATAYVWKSVWDSPEDARQFARGYRLLLEHWKGERVSGDRVEYVYEVDRLPFEDAFRVRVDGDTVVITNAPTVDDLEEVRPDLVTSGVSVDDSGSGSGGSSDSGETAAAMGGA
- a CDS encoding helicase C-terminal domain-containing protein, with product MDPARIESEFPAPSYRGAQETALQRIRAAFEDGNDVVLVRAPTGSGKSLLARAIAGCARRPGEAEPHQPVGAYYTTPQVSQLDDVAGDALLEDLSIIRGKSNYKCILPGESDTPVDEAPCARERGYNCPVEHRCPYFSDRAIASNRSIAAMTLAYFMQTAGSDVFGQRDVVVIDEAHGLAEWAEMYATIELSPGWVPAAVWEGTPPPKIDGLRDAADYAERLEAACDRRLTELRSKAELDREQVAERDRLTDLIRELGWFVEDLRDTESTTTWVVDQPDGAGTAVTIKPMDPARYLHHTVWDRGTKFALLSATILDKDAFCRGSGLDPANVALVDVPHTFPVENRSLYDTTQGKMTYEHRDETIPKIARLVVRLMQQHPEEKGLVHAHSYAIAERLREHLENFGVGARVRGHDSDNRDAALSGWTRSSGADVFVSVKMEEALDLNGDLCRWQVLCKAPYPNTRDSRVARRLEDGQWGWYYRTALRTVIQACGRVVRAPDDYGATYLADTSLLDLFERARHDMPGWFAEQVDLMSTPDLPAFDPGAAVGGAGGSGGSRGGSRRRTGSGGSGGRSGRSGGSGSQDPSDHPLSDVWGE
- a CDS encoding DUF7561 family protein, coding for MTREPCDGCGRSVQIAGGIANLWSFGGDRTEGLTLELADGSEYLLCYDCIERLPDDHDVTTEDVAALSPHEDRASSEDGENGT
- a CDS encoding beta-propeller domain-containing protein; translated protein: MIPRTVAVVVLVLAASVTGAVVLDDARDRTPAPEERPDDQPATDNRSTVREAMQLTTADSDAAFRSYLERAQREAGGGHRGVEFDRGRPARVTSAPRATAVAADSSVSLTGQAAAAGGDGGGGDAGGGAPSRRVGGTNVQVVGIDEPDVVKTVGDRFYVQRAGASFDAAGTSVVAATPPAEARVTAALDRSGRMLVGENRVVVLPDRRAVRRPVEPEPRRGGPAGAVTGAVDSMVADEDDRAARERVLTGYDVSDSDAPTEAWEQRVRGRVASARLADGRVLLVVANDLPRPGEPCRVLPLADETVACTDIRHPDRPVPADVTYSVLAVNAENGDIEQRTTFVGSRESTVYVSSDAVYATYTASERRSALRTEFLLESDVVPERVKERLRTVQGYDLSPRAGEEEVEATVQSWLGTLAPAEREDARRELREDWEEYLREHRRNATTTHVARFPVDDLEDVTTGSVPGIVLNQFSFDVHDGHLRVATTVGERLPGVESANDVYTLDATTLEQVGSVTGMSEGQRVYGVRFDGDRGYVVTFRQVDPLHVLDLSDPANPTEEGEVKLPGYSSYLHPLGDGRVMGIGEEDGRVKAVIFDVSDASDPRVEESRILDAYWSGVSQTHHAFTYDPRHGVAFLPTPEGGYILSTDDLATEKRVEMRNPRRARYVGDHLFVFGADEAVVLDETDWSRVATVDLNAVPEPPRTETPTPDETPTATPTPPPETTPTQTPTASPTPEASPTPTRTASPTPTPTATPTETTTETATATRSPTPTRTATPQPTGTATAPTAS